In Miscanthus floridulus cultivar M001 chromosome 19, ASM1932011v1, whole genome shotgun sequence, the DNA window AGATATGTTTTGGCTCGCCCTAATCGGTGCACGCTGGCAACTCGCCGGTGGACGTCCGAGGAGCTGTAAATTTTATTTCTCTCTCTTAATGAAAAACAGATTTCTACTGATTGACTCGATCTGTTGCAGCAACACTCTCTTATATATACTCTGTCCAAAAAGGAAAGAAGAATAAGAGACCCAATATAATGGAGATGCTCTGTCCATTTGACTTGAGGCACAAACGTAGTAGTCCAACAGATTAGCCTTCCTGGTCCAGGCCATTCTCCATGGATAAAGCCATGCTGTCGGCTTGTAGCTAGAATGTATGCATCTCTCTCTGACACACCGATAGGAGTGGTTCTGTCTCTATTGTTATCTTTGAGCCATCATGGAGTCCAGGCGATGGGCCCATCTGCATGTGAGCAGAGCTGGTCCTGGACAAGAACAGCACGGACGACGGAGTCGGAGTACCGTACGTGCAACACCGTCGTTCACGGAACcaaatatatacatatacatacatacatacatacatgttTCCAGTTTCCCAAATACACACAAAGAAACACCGCCGTGGCCACAGACGCATTATATTTCAGGCCACAAATGTTCCAGAATCCCAGGAGCAGAAGCAATGCAAGTAGAGATGCACATATATGCCATATACGCATACGCTTTGCCATGCCAAGACATATCCATCCACATTCCAAAGCGGCTAAGCCTGGCATCGATGCTAATTGCAAAGTCTGAAATGGAGAAGGCAATTGTATAGAAGTTCAGTTGTCTGGTCTTTATCTCCTAGAGCGAGCACCAAAGTCAGCAGCACAACAGAACAGAacagcatgcaaatgcaaagcaTCTCTGAATGTCTTGGCATGTTTCCAGTTTCCAAATACACACAAGCAAACGCCGCCGTGTCACAGACACATTATATTTCAGGCCAGAATGTTCTTCCAGAATCCCAGAAGCAGAAGCAAGGCAAGTAGAGATGCATATATTTTGACGCATATATATACGCTTGCCAAACCAAGGCATATCCGGATATCCATCCATCCCAAATAAAGCGGCTAAGCCTGGCATCGATGCGCTAATTGCAAAGTCTGAGGAAACGGAAACGGCTAGCTCGAGGACCAAAAGGAACCAGTGGAAAGCAATGGTGTGAAGAGTTCAGTTGTCTGGTCTTTATATCTCTCTTGCTAGAGCGCCAAAGTCAGCAGCAGAACAGAACAGCATGCGTGCAAATGCAAAGCATCTGAATTCTGAACGTCAAATTCGAAAGCGAAAATTTATCGGCTCGCATGCATGCGGTTCTGAATTGTTGTTCTAATATCAGAGACCGAGTTGTACTTGCCAACAAGAAAGAACCATGCTTCAACTTGCATACGCCGTACATGCCAAACGGCGACCCTAGAATTAGAAAGCAGCCTGCCTAGCACATCCAAGATGTCTGTATATCAATGTATGTCTGTATGAACACTGATCCTATGGGTTGTGGATGTGGTCATTCAGTCCATGTCCATGACGAAGACATCTGTTGCGATTTAATAATCCAGTTTCGCTCCTGCTTGTCAACTCTACCTTATTTTGTCCCAAATTAAAGAAATGGAAACCCCTGTTCTATCAGCAGCTTCGATCTGCAATTGCAAAGTCTGCAACCGAAATATATATAATACTACCACAAGACAAAAGCAAGCTTACATATAGGATAACAATGTATAGGGTCTGTTTGGTACAGCTCACCACAACTTCACGAGCTGCTGTGAGCTGTGTTTGTTTTGCCAAACGTTTATTTCCAAAACAGCTTCATCGGTGAATCTGTTTTTCTCCTCCCCTCGCAAAAATAAAAATAAGAGTATCCTATATGTAAGCTGGGGCTCCCACGCGAGGccggggccgccgccgccggggagcCGGCCGGGTGACGGAGCTGCGGAGCCGGGAACTGTGAGCGCTGCCAGGATGCGGCCAGTCTTATGGTTGCTACCTCTAACGGATGCAGATGCAGAAACTTGTATTGTATTGTATCAGGAAAAAAGAAAAGCCGTGATGTGGATCGAGTGAACCGGATTGTTTGATGAGAAATTGAGAAGGTGACAGGATCATGGAGAGGCCATCGACGATAGCCCGTCCTAGTCACGCCCATGTGGCAACGCTGACAGGGGCCGGCCCGGGGTTTAGTTAGTCTGTTCCTTTCCCCTGTGTCCTCCTAATGCCATTGCCATGCCATCATGACAGTTGACAGTTGACATCCCATTCCCAATTGATCATGGCATGCATGTTACGGAGTACTTACTTAGGCATCCAACAGTGTTGATTGGGTACCTTTCACTCTTCATTAATTCCTGGCCTGCAAGGCTCCATTGTCCATGCATGCCCTGATGAGCTGAGCAACGACAGCGCCTTTCACACTGATCCATTGTCCATGCATGCCCTGATCGGCTGCAGCTGCAAGCATGTCCATCTTGCACGATCTGCCCGTACGGAAAAGGACGCCATCCGTATACATGTATCTTCCTTTCTCGATATGCTCATATATGCATGCCGGCCGAAATAATGCTTCTTTTTTATTCCTCATCTCTTTATTTGTTTATTATCTGACAGATATACTGCCAATGTAAACAATGTGTGCTCTCCAAATTAAGCCTAGTAGTGTATTGCTCCTTCGCATATAAAGCTCCTTCTCATGTCGCGAATAGTTAGTGACGTTTCCAGGTTCTTTTTTAAACCAATGGCTATAAAATTCGACTACGGTATACTTTTTACATGTTCAGTTATGAATGCTTACAAGTGGTAACTAGATTTGTGTTTGAAAGATATTCTGACTACATGTATCTCTACAACATATGATTCACGTTATATCTTGTTTGGCTGCGCTCGTATGCATCTCAATTCTCAATCCACATGAGTTAAAGTAAATTTAGTAATTAATTTCTACTTCAATCGATCCCTAACACATATGAATGAGGTAGATACAAGTGTAGCCAAACAAGGCATTATGTGGGTGGTATTTGTAGATGTAGTTACAACTTAAAATAGGTGTGGTATAGTATATTCATTGGGCCAGTCGCAGTGGAGGTTTCATGTCCCTAGTTTATGAGACTCCAATGTATTGAAAACAGCTATAAACAAGTTTCATCCTTGTGAAACTTATTTTATCGCATGAAAATTTTATCATCTCTTTCTTTATTTATACTATGTCATATCAACTTATACCCATGAAACTCTTATGAAGcctccactgagactggccttagaGTCCTAGACTAGTATATTATTTTGTTTAGACTATGTGGTGGTTTTGTGCAGAGATCAAAAAAATGAGTCCACGATTATTGTATCAACTCGATGTAATGGTACTGAATTAATAAATGAATCTTCCTTTATAAAAAAGATCCTCGAAACACGGAAATCATGCAAGACCTTTACACGTCACAAACACCTATCTGGAATacgttttttttttctatcaGACCAGGATAAACTCCATGACGCCAAGAGTGTTGGTGTTTAGCCTGCTTAAACGTCGTTTCAATCTACACAATGGCCGGCCACCCCCTTGAAAATGTCAGTTTATCCTAATTAAAGCGGCCGTTTTACTTGATAATTCGTTAAATGTGTGATAAATTCCATGCTACAACAAACTCAAAAAAATTCTTGATATATAAAAGACATGGTGCTCGATGCCCGTGTGTCTCGGTGACGACCGACCCCTTGCTCTGTTCTGCTTCTACCAAGTTGCATACTTTCAAAAAGAAACATTGCGTGTATATATGCTTTCATAGGAGTATTTCATATACTCCTACATACATAGGAACATGGAAAACATGAAAGGCCCTTACACGTCACCAGCACCTGCTCCTGCTACCTGCTATGAATTCGATCACACACCCTGCAGGATAAACTCGACGACCATTGAATAAATGGAGAGATCGAGCTATATATCACCGTGCTAGCTAGAAGGTTCTTCCTATATTGAATCCTGAATCTTTCTAGCATGGATGTAGGGAGAATAAAGGAGTGCTATATCTCGTTACCAGAAATGTTAGTCCACTAAAATCTGTTTTACGTCAAACAATTATAACTTTAACCAAAGATATCTGAAATTTTATAGAATATGACTGTACATAATCACTAATGAATTCATTATGAAAAGTGCTATTATCATATAatatatttatattatattatattatattatatactcGTAAAAAAAAGTGTACATTATCGATGATATCCAGATGGAGGGATGAAAAGTAGCACCCTGAGTCCAAACATAATATTCCTTCCATCTGAAAGGAGTGCAACTCTAAATTAGATCAAACTCAAACTATTTTAAATTAATCTAAGTTTATAGAAAACGGTACCATGCAACAACTACGATTCTAAATATGTATACTATAAAATATATTCCACTGAAAAAAATCTAACAAATGTTATCTGATATCATAAGTATCACTACATTTTTATTACAAATTTTGGTCAAACAGTAGGTAATTCATTTGCCTTGTAATCATAGATAGATAGAATTGCACTTTTTGGACGGAACAAGCGCCTTTATTCATTCCCCACACGTGAAAACTTGTTTTTACAGTATTCTATACAGGGGGTTGGGAGACGAAAACATGAAGAAGCCGGTCCAGATCATTCGCCTACCTTTTTGTCATGTTCATCAACAGAGAGGGGGTCATCGTTTTCATCCGCTGAGACAAGAAGATTGTTGTTTTCATATCCGCCGAGAGAAGAAGATTGTAACGAGAGCGATTCACCGGGAAAACTGCTCCACTGGACACTAGGAACAAGAAGGCACAGCTGTTTTGTTtaccgaggacgaggaggaacaTCGATCGGATAATCCACATGTGTGTTAAATAAAATAGCTCATCGATCGGATAATCCACATGCGTGTGCCTATTGCTTTCTGTGAAGCAGCTACTGCTCCGGAGGAATCTCCATCTCTGTTCTATGTTCTGTGATGCGGCGCCGCGGGCCTGTTCGGCCTGTATTAAAACCGGCTGATAAGCCGATTGaaactgatttattgtgaaagaaaaatactatatatTATAGCTAATAAGCTCATGCTGATGCAGGAATGTCCTAGGAGTAGTAGAGTGTGtctgtctctctctttctctaagCTCTGGCCAAGGCAGGCATGAATCCGACTGAACGGTTGCAGTACCAGGTCTCTGTGCACAAGAATATTGTCGTGTTGCATTGCATGCCACTAGTAGCTGTCTCTTGGCACTACTATAAAaagtatttataggggcggctgacgaTGGTTTGTAGAGGCGACTCGGTCAGCCATCTTTACCATACCGTTTCTACAAatcatatatttgtaggggcggttctcataCCGtctttacaaatcgatttgtagaggcgacaGGTGTtatcaaccgcctctacaaatcgatttgtatgggacggctggtactgtagccgcccctccctacaaatcgatttgtagaggcggctacagtaccagccgactctataatacctatttgtagaggcggttcagctagaaccacccctacagtacattttttcgcaaaaaaaaaattcaaattaccaACGCGCTCCCCCAAATCATCCTGTGACGAGTAAAATACATGATCAAATATCCTGGCAAACTTGACTGTAATATTATGGCACAAACAAGATTGTTTAGCCAAAAAGTTTCTAAacatcttctatagtacaagaatcacaataataacaaacaaactcatattatgacaacaaaacaTATATCTATATCACAAAAAGACCAAGCAAGCACTCAAGTGCtaacaaaacaaaaaatagaGGTAGTATGTGTAGTACAAGTAGATATGTCTAACATGTAATAAATTGGTAAAGACGGTCAGAAGTTTCTTCTCATTACATCAAGAACTAATAATTCAAACATTGAAATAAGCCCGGAGATGCAGCAAGTGCAGGTCGGCTTTGAAGGATATCGCACGGCTGAGCTTCGCTATATTTGCACTGCCATGGCAAACAGGCGAACCTGACGTGGATCTTTCTGAAGGCCTTGCGCGGGCGGTACGGGACATGGATCACAACAGCCTTCCTGCTCCCGGCAACATCCATCTAGCTGCAAAGTCACAACAAGCATCGTCACCCAATGTCCAAACCAAAAACCATAGGCTACTACATCCCAACAGGAGACAATAGATAGTAGGAAGAAATGGACCCAATGTCCAAACCAAAACAACCGATAGATCCACACTAGGCACTAGTACATCTAGCAAACAACATCTTTCAACGGACAGGAGTGCACACAAGAGAAACAATTATGCCTTATGCTATGTTTCAATTATATGAATCCTAGCATAACAAAAATGAATCATTTTTCTTGGGAAAAAGAAATACATGAATAGTGTCACATACCACGTCTCAACAAGCTAAGAAAACCTGTTTTGCTCACTTGATCTGCCTTGGCAATTTCAGTTTGCAGTTTATTCTGCTTAAGGACAAAGTAATATACCATCAGGATCCATAAAGAAATGGGAAATGGAATAAAGTTCAGGGAAGTTAGAAAATGAACCTTCAATGGTAGTATGAGCTGTTCAATATCGGATTGaatgatattgatgatatgaagaAGACTGCGTACTATGTTGGGCCCTCTTGTGTTGAACAAGTCTCCTATGGACTAATATATTAGAATGAGTAGTGTTAAACAAAACAGGCACTTCAAAATTTCAACGAGCAAATTAACAATTTTGTGATACCTTTAGAGCCACAACCATTTGACAAAGAGACTTGGCTTTCTCCCTTCTCAGTGGTACCTTGATTTGAGTATTATATATAGGCCCTGTTCGGATTACCCCTATATTCAGCTTGTTCgacttttttttttcagccggaacagtgttttcagccagtttcagctaagtttTAGACCAGTGAACGGGGCCATATCAGTCAAGATGATGTATCAAAGATGTTACTATGATATAAAGAGGGAAATGTGAAAAGTATCTAAACAGTGCTACTAGACATATTTACCAAATATCGAGCTGAGGTCAGTAGGGCAGTAGACATACACTATCAACAAATAAAACCTCAGAATAAATAGGGGCGCCACATGCCCAACTGCCCAAGTTGGTACCATGCGAGCAAGGCAAGAACTACTAAAAGTAATGAATAGGTCACAGGACCCCAATGCAAGCCAACAAACACATAGAGAACTAGAGAAGCAAAAAAGAGGTAAAGCAAAGTTGGTAAGTATAGGTACCTTAAGATGTGTATGTAGGTCAAGCATAGACTGAACAAGCATATGTATTCTATCTGCAAGCAGTACTCCCTGCACTGAAGAGCAAAAGAAATAAGCAAAGCTAGAGGACCGACTCTTACGATTCCTTCCAATAGCATTATATCAGTAATGAATAGGTCATCAGAAAGAAGTATCAATTGCTTTAGAAAAAATCAATCACCTCTGTAAAAGTAGGCAACAGTTTTTGACTGCTCAGCTAAATTGGCTACTTAGGAGCACAAGGTAGGTAATTAGCAGATCCAAAAACAAATTCATTTGGCACGGCAAGTCTCAGCCAACAAAAATTAATAAGAAAGAAGTACAACAAAATGATCACAAGAAGCCATCTTCAGATCATGGAATGGTAGCAATGTTTTTTGTAGTTCAGCTTCAAGATATGCTTTAATGTTTAGCATTCAAATCAAACTATCAAGACAATTTTATTAGGAGGCATTCAACTAGCAAGAAGGACAAAAGCTAAAATGACCTGCAAAATTTGCTTCTGGAGATGCCGAACCCATTCTTCAGTCAACATCTGCGACTGAAATCAACGCGAGTCAAAACTCAGCATGTTGTGCAGAACAAACACATGTTAAGGATGGAGCAATGCATGAAACTTAAGAGAGGGGACACTACCACCCAAGATTTGCCGCTTGGAGGATGGGCTCTCCCTGGATCTGCCGTCGGGGAGCACACCCGCCCTTGATCCACCGACGGGGGACATCACCACCCTAGATCCGTCGCCGGATGATAGGCCCGCCTTAGATTAGTCGTCAGGGAGCGCGCCTGCCCTGGATCTGCTGCCGGGGGGCGCCACGCGTGCCGTCGCCACCGGTACGGGCCATCACGCGCGCTACCGCCGGGGGTGGTGGCTGCACCGCACGCTGTCGCCACCGGTTGGGGCTGTCCCGTGTGCCGCCACCAGTTAGGGCCGTCCTATGCGCCATCACCACGGAGGGAAGGTGAGCAAGCGCCACCGCCCCGAGCGCCACCACCGCGGcaccgagagagagggagagagaggtaggcatcagagggagagagagagagagagagggagagagaggtaggcatcagagggagagagagagagagaggtgggcgagtgagggagagagagagaggagggcaaGAGAGAGAGTgcggcgtcgggtgagagagatagagagcgAGTGAGAATGAAAGTTAGGGTTTGGGAAGTCCGACGGGTGGAGCAAGTTTTGTTCCTGGCAGGACGAACTTCGGCCGTTCGATTCAGATCAAGGGCTTAGATCATTCACAGGCTTAATAAGCCTGCGGGTTTCAGTGGCCTACTTACGAAAGTGAGGCCCAAGCCCAGGTTTGGAGCCTGTGGGTTTCGGCagcagcatttgtaggggcggttggtgattgagccgcccctacaaatcgcaacaccggggacggctggtgagtgagccgcccctacaaatcctacccatttgtaggggcggttcgtatcaccagccgcccctgctgttccatttgtaggggcggctggtctcatgGATCTTgagcatgccactgtaggggcggctccatcaccagccgcccctaaaagtTTTTGAcccgttgctacaaactgtttttcacgtagtgtggACGGCAAAGCAAAGCATGCATGCTAATCACTGATTACCCTTAGCACCACATAGTACAAGTATAGTAGTGGTAGTAGCCAttatcaaaaagaagaagaaaaaagtagTGGTAGTAGCCTAGCGGTCCGGAAGATCCAAGAGAACAATGATTAGGCGGCACTAATGCATCACTAAACCCATGCTTGATTGGGGGGAGAATAGAGGGGATGTGACAAAAAGGAGGAAATGAAAAGGAGCTTTCTTCTACCATATATGCTGTGGCACCGTCTCTTACGTTTCTTTTTTTCGTTGATACTAATGGCCTGTTTGACAGGGCTCTGACTCCTCTGAAAATAGcttcggctctggctcctctaaaggagcagctcctctggaggagctgaagtcgttctggaaaacgtttggcaaaacggttccttcgcactagacgacgtgaacccacagcaaggagccacgcgaagctcgtttttgaggcttctcctgcgcaggcaaaaaatgACTCCGActcttgaccggctccccatGTGGAGCCCTTTCCAAAAGGGGCAtttggcacagctcctgcaggagccggagctgaagcccctgcaggtgccctgccaaagaggctctaaTCTTCTTTGCTTGGTAGAACTACAGAGGATCAACCCCTCATGCATGGAAACAAACTAAACTTTGCAGAAACTGATGGTTCGCAGGAGGACTGCGGAATCTTTTTTAGAATGGTGGATGAACTAACCCAATGATAACAACctttgaagatgatgaggagaGACACCCACCTCTTTCGGACAATCGTAAGAGAATATAGTGGCAGCAGGAAGAATCCGAGAAATTATACCAGAAAGATATAGTACATGACAACATATGCCTAGTAGCTAGCAACAACTGGTACTAGCCGCGCAAGAGCATTCAcagaagagagaaaaaaagagtCTGTCTACCCAACAACTATGTGTTTTATATAGTTTTAACATATGAATTTTTTGCACCGTAGAATTAAGATCAACAGCCTCCATCCTCCTTCTACCTCTAGCCTCCAGGCTTCTTCTAtctccagacaatcacaaatcataaGATGACACATACACAGATCACAATAAACAATTTTTTCTATAGAAGGACAAATCACAGCAGAGGAGGCAGCAGCACTGCACCAATCTGGTGTCAGCAGGCAGGGCCACGCACGCACCGCCCGGCCACCCCGGTGCTTTTCCACTCCACGCGCTGCCGCGGCCCCGGTGCTTTTCCATTCCACGCGCTGCCTCGGCCGCCTGCGCCTTGTCTGGTGCGGTGCAAGCAGGCGCTGGAGGATGTTGTTGTCATGCgctctgcagcagcagcagctaaaaAAATCTATGTGTTTTTTACGCTAAAACACACATATGTTGTATAgcatttttggaaaaaaaaaagggAACACCAAGAAAGCGAAAGAACAAGGAAAGGGAGGGAGCGAGGAGGACAGAGCATAAAGTCTAAAATGCACTGAAACACGCATGCATCATTCATTACTCTTTAattttcctcctcctcttctttgttttCATCAACATCATAATCAGAAACCTAAGATATATAGAGAGCAAGATattaaaaactccaaaaacataTCATCATCGACCGGTCGATCCGTATGTCCAAACGACCAATCCTGCAGATAGATCAACCACTGACTGATGATTACGCTAATACTCGATCGCAGGCAGGAGACAACCATGATCCTTCGATCATCGATCGATCCCCGGCGGGCCTGCATCTAAATcctaaccaagaagaaaaccctAGATAATAATTAAGTAGTAAATATTATTATTGTTCTTGGATCATATCCGTCGTCCCGTCCGCGCTAGAGACGAGAGCGAGCatggatcgatcgatcgatcggtcTCCCTTTCCATCCATGCGGTGGATCGGAGTGGACCGACCGATCGATCAGGCGCGGAAGCAGCCGGCGATGTGGAAGTGGTGGTTGCTGCTGTGGTGGCcatgatgtcctcctccgccggaGCCGTGGTGGCTGTGGTGCTGCCGCTGGTGGTGGATGATGCCCTGGACGCGGCGGAAGTGGTCGACGCCGCAGGGGATGGTGATGGCGCCCTTCTGCTCGAAGCCgtactcctcctccgccgccttgAGCAGCGCCACGAACAGCGGGTGCTTCAGGTACCCCACGGGCACCACgaaccgctcctcctcctcctcctcttcccggccgccgccgccagcgggCCCCACCACGCGCACCGCCATGCACCCCTTGGGCGGcatcgacgccgacgacgacccgGACCCGGACCCGGACCCGCTGCCGCCCAGCGACGGCGCCGAGTGCTGCTTCTTCAGCCGGTGAACCCCCATGGATCGGAATCGGATCGACCGATGACCGATCCCTGCTGCGGTCGTCGGCTGCTATCGACGGCGTGCGCCCTCGCACTGTGGGGCACAGGCCGGGAGAGACGAGACGACGGCCGGGCTACCTGTATAGCTCTAGCCCCCACCACGTCAgagcgacgcggcggcggcggccggggagGACGACGACGCTGGGTGGTGCATGGCGACCGGCAAGTGGTGGTTGGTTAGGGTGTCGGGGGACGAGGCGTGCAGTGTGCGCCGCGCGGCTGGAGTCGCGCTGGCCGGAGGCGTCGTGCACTCGTGTGGGGAGGGTGGAGAAGAGGAGGCGAGGTGCCCGTGTATAtgaggcagcagcagcaccgcCCGTGCGGGTACCCTGTGGGCCGTGGGACTAGGTAACCAAGGACGACCTGCCCTGCCGCATTTTGTTTTCTTGCCTGCGCTgggattattattattttttatttcccCTGCTAATGGATTCGATTTTGTTGGTGTAAATAAAGCAATCTTTGGTGTAGATATAATAACGGTGATTGCGGAAATATCGCGTCATAAAAAGTTGTCTCGTCAGGAAGATTTATTCCCTTTAATTTCTCTGGTTCTGGATTTTCTAAAGTAGTATCTAACTAATCCTCACTAtttacatactccctccgtcccaaaataattaGACATCTCGTACTTCGAGTCGAGGAATCAAATAAtcttaaatttgaccaaatttttaACAAAAAAGtacaaatatttatgatatcagatAAATTCTATTAGATTAATCGcttatatatttttttagagatataaatgctaatagtatataatttttttataaatctagtcaaacttatgaTTAGTTCACTTCTCGTAATGCGAGATGTACATTTATTTTTGGGATGGAGGaaatatttcttttatattgTTACATCTCGAGCATTACTACTACCATATCTTGGTAGTACTCTATGTGTTCCGAATTATAATTTAATTTTCGTTTTTACTATACTCCGCAGGAGTATGTGCTTAGACACGATATGTAtttagatacataacaaaatatATTGTACCTATAGAAACAAAATTAATTATAAATAGAATAGATGGAGTATACTCCGTATATATCTTTGAAAGTTAGAACATATATGGCTCGTTTGAATCCTTTGGGTTCTCAGAATCTGAAAAATCTCAGAATCCCGCTATCTTATCCAAGCGGTTTAGATTTGAAAGTGATCTTAACTTACAGATTTTTACAACCTCAAAATCTAATTAAAGCTGTTGTGATTCTTTTTATCCGAATTCTAAATCTGATAGTAGGATCCAACCGGCACCAATATCTTCGTGCTCTTTTTTGCGAGAAAAATAATACTGTATGTgtatcttttgtttccttttttttatgCGAGACGGGAAAGCTGTATGTATCTTTAGTTGCCTCGATCGCATTCGCATCGGTAGAATACGACATGAGTATTGCTATCAGTGAATACATGGAATGAAATCCCATGCATAGAGAAAAAGAGAGGGGGGAGACGTGGATTCCGTGCATGCTGCTGTGCTTTTATTTACTATATGTTAAATTGTTAATGACTGTCTAGATACACTTGCGGTAGCGAAATCGTTGTGGCAGAGCCACGGTACGACAGAAAATCAAATTATGTGAAATCAAACTCTCCGTTTATTGGTAGGACGGGAAATCAGATTATGAGAAATCAAATTCTTCCTATTGGCCctattcggcttaccctatattcggcttctttttttcagccagaacggtgtttttctctcacaacaattcagtcggaacagtatttttcagcaagTTTCAGACCAGTGAACGGGGCCAGTGGCGGTGGGTGAGTAATCAATTTCACGGTGCTGTGGCCGACGGAGAATCCATTTTAATCGATTCCAAACAGAGAATTCAAAGGCAAATTAATAAGGAAATGCATCTACACACATCTAGTCGCGGCCGCCGCCGTACAtccatgcaatgcaatgcaatgacgAAAAGAAACTTGCGGCCTGGTTCGCGAGTGTACGGCGAGCGAGCGACCTACCATCGGCGAGCAAGCCTCTTCGTTTGGCTGTGCCTTATCGTAAATAATCGTAAATTTttaattaaaataatatttttttcttatataaATTAACCAGCAGTATTTCTTAATCGTAGATTTttaattaaaataatatttttttcttatataaATTAACCAGCAGTATTTCTTCACCAACAACAAAACTAACCAGCCAGCCGGCGGACCCGGTGGATGGACGACGACGAGTGGGACACCGGGCGCGACGTGTGCGGGCAGCACGGCGCACGTGTAAGTATCCGCCGGAGGGGCCCACCCCGCGCGCGGAGTAGGGTGCGTGATCGTTGCGGTTCCAACCAACGGCCACGGCGACATGCATGGCGTCGCTGCGGCTGCGGTTGCTGCGGCGCTGCCTGCACACATGCGTTGACCGACGCA includes these proteins:
- the LOC136528329 gene encoding auxin-responsive protein SAUR32-like, with product MGVHRLKKQHSAPSLGGSGSGSGSGSSSASMPPKGCMAVRVVGPAGGGGREEEEEEERFVVPVGYLKHPLFVALLKAAEEEYGFEQKGAITIPCGVDHFRRVQGIIHHQRQHHSHHGSGGGGHHGHHSSNHHFHIAGCFRA